Proteins encoded within one genomic window of Gloeobacter kilaueensis JS1:
- a CDS encoding TIGR00300 family protein translates to MSTALRYLMCAPSHYEVDYVINPWMEGNVHRSSREQAERQWQGLYQLLTSLAQVQLVEPAPGWPDMVFTANAGLVLDRNVVLSRFFHPERQGEEPYFRSWFEKQGYVVCELPEKIAFEGAGDALFDREGRWLWAGYGFRSSLESHPYLAKYLDSEVLSLRLVDGRFYHLDTCFCPLADGYLLYYPPAFDEISNRLIESRVHPDKRIVVGEADAVNFACNAVNVGRTVIVNQVTAGLAARLDSCGFAVRQTPLTEFLKAGGAAKCLTLRLTEPRTVELPQVQTTARTVELRGHLLDSALMTEVIDLIQKGGASFQIEDFKVGLRRQDTSYTRLRITAPSTDTLESVLTQLIDRGAALPEQAERDAELQPVNQQGVAPQDFYVTNIYPTEVRIAGQWVLAANQRMDGAIVVDPETASARCVLLRDVRVGDQVVCGVDGIRTRHQKARPDRSEREEFAFMASGVSSERRVELVVEQVAWQLRRLRQQGGKAVVVAGPVVIHTGGGLHLATLIREGYVQALLGGNAIAVHDIEQAFHGTSLGVDLQRGVVIQGGHRHHLKTINLIRGCGSIRQAVEQGVLRSGIFYECVRAGVPFSLAGSIRDDGPLPDTEMDLIEAQADYARLLKGAEMILMLSSMLHSIGVGNMTPAGVKMVCVDINPAVVTKLADRGSVESTGVVTDVGLFLSLLVRQLHYLGN, encoded by the coding sequence ATGAGCACCGCACTGCGCTACTTGATGTGCGCCCCCTCCCACTACGAGGTGGACTACGTCATCAATCCCTGGATGGAAGGAAATGTCCATCGCTCCTCTCGCGAGCAGGCCGAGCGCCAGTGGCAGGGACTCTACCAGTTGCTCACCAGTCTGGCGCAAGTGCAACTGGTCGAACCGGCACCGGGCTGGCCCGACATGGTCTTTACGGCCAACGCCGGGCTGGTGCTCGACCGCAACGTGGTGCTCAGCCGCTTCTTTCACCCTGAGCGCCAGGGCGAGGAGCCGTACTTTCGCAGCTGGTTCGAGAAGCAGGGCTACGTCGTCTGCGAGCTACCCGAAAAGATCGCCTTTGAAGGGGCAGGAGATGCGCTTTTTGATCGCGAGGGGCGCTGGCTGTGGGCGGGCTACGGTTTTCGCTCCTCCCTCGAATCGCACCCGTACCTGGCCAAGTACCTCGACAGCGAAGTGCTCTCGCTGCGGCTGGTCGATGGCCGCTTCTATCACCTCGACACCTGCTTTTGCCCCCTCGCCGACGGCTACCTGCTCTACTACCCGCCCGCCTTCGACGAGATTTCTAACCGCCTCATCGAGTCGCGGGTCCACCCCGACAAGCGGATCGTCGTCGGTGAAGCCGATGCGGTCAACTTTGCCTGCAACGCCGTCAACGTAGGCCGGACGGTGATCGTCAACCAGGTGACGGCGGGCCTCGCTGCCCGGCTCGACAGCTGCGGCTTTGCCGTCCGCCAGACGCCCCTCACCGAATTTCTCAAAGCCGGTGGAGCGGCCAAGTGCCTGACGCTGCGCCTGACTGAGCCGCGCACCGTCGAGCTGCCCCAGGTGCAGACGACGGCGCGCACGGTCGAATTGAGGGGCCACCTCCTCGATTCGGCCCTGATGACCGAGGTGATCGACCTCATTCAAAAAGGCGGGGCGAGCTTCCAGATCGAAGATTTTAAGGTCGGTCTGCGCCGCCAGGACACTTCCTATACCCGGCTGCGAATCACCGCCCCCAGCACCGATACTTTAGAAAGCGTGCTCACCCAGCTCATCGACCGGGGCGCAGCGCTGCCGGAGCAGGCCGAAAGGGACGCGGAGCTGCAGCCGGTGAACCAGCAGGGCGTTGCCCCGCAGGATTTTTATGTCACCAACATCTACCCGACCGAGGTGCGCATCGCCGGCCAGTGGGTGCTCGCCGCCAACCAGCGCATGGACGGGGCGATCGTCGTCGATCCTGAGACTGCCAGTGCCCGCTGCGTCCTGTTGCGCGATGTCAGGGTGGGCGATCAGGTCGTCTGCGGCGTCGATGGCATCCGCACCCGCCATCAAAAAGCGCGGCCCGACCGTTCCGAGCGCGAAGAATTTGCGTTTATGGCGAGCGGCGTCTCCAGCGAAAGGCGGGTGGAACTGGTAGTCGAGCAGGTGGCCTGGCAGCTCAGGCGGTTGCGCCAGCAGGGCGGCAAGGCGGTGGTAGTGGCCGGTCCAGTCGTCATCCACACCGGCGGCGGCCTTCATCTCGCTACCCTGATTCGCGAAGGCTACGTCCAGGCGCTGTTGGGCGGCAACGCCATCGCCGTCCACGATATCGAACAGGCGTTCCACGGCACCTCCCTGGGCGTCGATCTCCAGCGCGGCGTCGTCATCCAGGGCGGCCACCGCCACCACCTCAAGACGATCAACCTGATTCGCGGCTGCGGCAGCATCCGCCAGGCCGTCGAGCAGGGCGTCCTCCGCTCGGGCATCTTCTACGAGTGCGTCAGAGCCGGTGTGCCCTTCTCCCTCGCCGGTTCGATCCGCGACGACGGACCCCTGCCCGACACCGAGATGGACCTCATCGAGGCCCAGGCCGACTACGCCCGCCTGCTCAAGGGAGCCGAGATGATCTTGATGCTCTCCTCGATGCTCCATTCGATCGGCGTCGGCAACATGACCCCCGCCGGTGTAAAGATGGTCTGCGTCGATATCAACCCGGCGGTGGTCACCAAGCTCGCCGATCGCGGCTCGGTCGAATCGACCGGCGTCGTCACCGATGTCGGTTTGTTTTTGAGCCTCCTGGTGCGCCAGCTGCACTACCTGGGCAACTGA
- a CDS encoding sensor histidine kinase: protein MDVSRSTSSLPAQDSAAQATYVAALEKTLRQERAGRLKAERALRRTQAANSAKDRFLSILSHELRTTLNSILGWVVLLRAERLDPSTSARALEIIERNAATQSKLVNDLSDISRIIQGKLRLELQPVALQAVVRSALDTVMLAAQQKRIELVLQIAVDEGVQVLADRERLGQVVWNLLTNAIKFTPEGGRIEITLRSQGSEIELIVSDSGIGIVAEALPHLFELFHQSERAIHHNGSGLGLGLAIAREIIHLHGGQIRAESAGAGQGATFTVRLPLAQLPR from the coding sequence ATGGACGTTTCTCGCTCCACCTCGTCTTTGCCGGCCCAGGATTCTGCCGCCCAGGCCACCTACGTCGCCGCTCTTGAGAAGACTCTGCGCCAGGAGCGGGCCGGACGGTTAAAGGCGGAGCGGGCCCTGCGTCGGACGCAGGCAGCCAATAGCGCCAAAGATCGTTTTCTATCGATTCTCTCCCACGAGTTGCGCACGACCCTCAATTCGATTCTGGGCTGGGTTGTGCTGTTGCGCGCCGAGCGCCTCGACCCATCGACCAGCGCCCGCGCCCTCGAAATCATCGAGCGCAACGCCGCTACTCAGAGCAAGCTGGTAAACGACCTGTCAGATATTTCCCGGATCATCCAGGGCAAGCTGCGGCTTGAGCTGCAGCCGGTTGCCCTCCAGGCAGTTGTCCGCTCCGCCCTCGACACGGTGATGCTCGCTGCCCAACAAAAGCGGATCGAACTGGTCTTACAGATCGCTGTGGACGAGGGCGTTCAGGTGCTGGCCGATCGCGAGCGGCTGGGCCAGGTGGTCTGGAACCTGCTCACCAACGCGATCAAGTTCACCCCCGAGGGTGGACGCATCGAGATCACTCTGCGCAGCCAGGGCTCTGAGATCGAACTTATCGTCTCTGACAGCGGCATCGGTATCGTCGCCGAGGCGCTGCCGCACCTGTTCGAGCTATTTCACCAGAGCGAGAGGGCTATTCACCACAACGGCAGTGGCCTCGGGCTGGGGCTTGCCATCGCCCGCGAGATCATCCACCTGCACGGCGGCCAGATTCGAGCCGAGAGCGCCGGAGCAGGCCAGGGAGCGACTTTTACTGTTCGTCTGCCCCTTGCTCAGTTGCCCAGGTAG
- a CDS encoding DUF4198 domain-containing protein has translation MGISKNRQRIRNATRAKSVAACLVLTGGLLTAAPAWSHDYWLMPEKLTAVPGEPIKVHLYYGDDFKIENERPFQKDRTPRFQLSSATGGRDLGATAKDGQLPLVDLRLDTPGTYLISLDRNAQNIVLQPKEFEAYLSEEGLNDILVLRRKLGKAQSPGRERYARSIKSIIQLGTVFNDDVAGRTLGQTIEIVPEQNPARLRSGENLSVRIRFAGQPLVDQQINAFGPNRRLAARTDRAGRATFRLDEPGAWIVRLVHMRPCTSDCGATDWESFWSSITFAIAGS, from the coding sequence ATGGGTATCTCTAAAAACCGACAGCGAATCCGAAACGCGACGAGAGCAAAAAGCGTTGCCGCCTGCCTGGTTCTCACCGGCGGGCTACTGACGGCGGCTCCTGCCTGGTCGCACGACTACTGGCTCATGCCCGAGAAACTGACCGCTGTCCCCGGTGAGCCAATCAAGGTGCATCTTTACTACGGCGACGATTTTAAGATCGAGAACGAGCGGCCCTTTCAAAAAGACCGCACACCCCGTTTTCAGCTCAGCTCAGCCACCGGCGGGCGCGATCTTGGCGCTACTGCCAAAGACGGCCAGCTGCCCCTCGTCGATCTGAGGCTCGATACTCCCGGCACCTACCTCATCAGCCTCGACCGCAATGCCCAGAACATCGTGCTCCAGCCCAAAGAATTTGAGGCGTACCTGAGCGAGGAAGGATTAAACGACATCCTGGTACTGCGCCGCAAACTTGGCAAAGCCCAGAGCCCTGGCCGCGAGCGCTACGCCCGCAGCATCAAGTCGATTATCCAGCTGGGAACGGTCTTCAACGACGACGTTGCCGGGCGCACGCTGGGCCAGACGATCGAGATTGTCCCCGAGCAGAACCCGGCCCGGCTGCGGTCCGGTGAGAATCTGAGCGTTCGCATCCGCTTCGCGGGCCAGCCCCTCGTCGATCAGCAGATCAACGCCTTTGGCCCCAACCGTCGGCTGGCAGCGCGCACCGACAGGGCGGGGCGGGCTACTTTTCGTCTCGATGAACCCGGTGCCTGGATCGTGCGGCTGGTCCACATGCGCCCCTGTACAAGCGACTGCGGCGCGACCGACTGGGAGAGTTTCTGGAGTTCGATCACCTTTGCGATTGCCGGCAGTTAA
- the dprA gene encoding DNA-processing protein DprA, whose product MGTERAYWVAWQQMPGVGNATIRRLLDHCGTLQAAWEADAGALVEAGCQERKLEAIVAFRRRIEPAALLARLEKRWPTFWTPADSDYPPLLREIPDPPAVLFYRGHRPAPLPPAVAVVGTRRPSAYGLHWAEAIAGALARAGFLVVSGLAMGIDGAAHRAALAGGETMAVLGTGLERIYPYEHTELAERIARRGLLLCEQPPDAECPSGCFARRNRIIAGLSLATIVIEAPERSGALITANLACDYNRELFVLPGPLDSLQSQGALKLIAQGARVICSLEQLLVDLGSHLIRTTPPAPATPLLDEAERRIWECLETASLSFDELAERTGLAGGELASLLLGLELRGLLAQKAGSRYSRACWN is encoded by the coding sequence TTGGGCACAGAGCGGGCGTACTGGGTGGCCTGGCAGCAGATGCCGGGGGTAGGAAACGCAACGATCCGACGACTACTGGATCACTGCGGCACACTGCAGGCGGCCTGGGAAGCGGACGCAGGAGCGCTCGTGGAGGCAGGCTGTCAGGAGCGCAAACTGGAGGCGATCGTTGCCTTTCGCCGCCGCATCGAACCTGCGGCGCTGCTTGCCAGACTCGAAAAGCGCTGGCCCACCTTCTGGACACCGGCGGATTCGGACTATCCCCCTCTGCTGCGCGAGATTCCCGACCCGCCTGCGGTGCTTTTTTATCGGGGCCATCGCCCTGCTCCCCTGCCGCCTGCTGTCGCCGTCGTCGGCACCCGGCGACCGAGCGCCTACGGCCTGCACTGGGCGGAGGCGATTGCCGGTGCCCTTGCCCGCGCCGGTTTTCTGGTCGTCTCGGGGCTGGCGATGGGCATCGACGGGGCTGCCCACCGCGCCGCTCTGGCCGGAGGCGAGACGATGGCTGTTCTGGGCACGGGCTTAGAGCGCATCTATCCCTACGAGCACACCGAGCTGGCGGAGCGGATCGCCCGGCGGGGTCTGTTGCTGTGCGAGCAGCCCCCCGACGCCGAGTGCCCGAGCGGCTGTTTTGCCCGCCGCAACCGGATCATCGCCGGTCTGAGCCTGGCTACGATCGTTATCGAAGCTCCGGAGCGCTCTGGGGCACTCATCACAGCCAACCTGGCCTGCGACTACAACCGCGAGCTATTCGTGTTGCCGGGGCCGCTCGATTCTCTGCAGTCCCAGGGGGCTTTGAAGCTGATTGCCCAGGGAGCACGGGTGATCTGCAGCCTTGAGCAGTTGCTGGTCGATCTGGGCAGCCATCTCATCCGCACGACTCCGCCCGCCCCGGCGACGCCGCTATTGGACGAGGCGGAGCGGCGAATCTGGGAGTGCCTGGAGACTGCCAGCCTCAGCTTCGACGAACTGGCAGAGCGCACCGGGCTTGCAGGAGGAGAGCTGGCCAGTCTGCTTCTGGGCCTTGAACTGCGGGGGCTGCTCGCCCAAAAGGCCGGTTCGCGCTACAGCCGCGCCTGCTGGAATTAA
- a CDS encoding prepilin peptidase, with protein MRGPFFLLAIGYWAILGAAAGSFANVVADRLPAGRSLLWPPSHCAQCGRVLRPLENVPVLGWLWLRGRCRSCGAAIPVRYAIVEALGALLFGLLAWHLGARFTPVSMVQTAFWGSFLTLLLALSLIDLDRLELPGELTSAGIVLGLGFRTFFPIWATGSWPAGPPGLVDALYGLILGIGLFDIVSYLGEKMLGKEAMGGGDAVLAAMIGVWLGWKLLLVALFVGFCLGAVGGILGLATGHLKRDEPLPFGPFLALGGVGGLLFGQSWLTGYLSLF; from the coding sequence ATGCGGGGGCCGTTTTTCTTGCTTGCGATCGGTTACTGGGCGATTCTTGGAGCGGCGGCGGGCAGCTTTGCCAATGTGGTGGCCGACAGGCTCCCGGCGGGGAGGTCTCTTCTCTGGCCGCCCTCCCACTGCGCGCAGTGCGGCAGGGTGCTGCGGCCTCTTGAGAACGTACCGGTCCTGGGCTGGCTGTGGCTGCGGGGCCGTTGCCGCAGCTGTGGGGCAGCGATCCCGGTGCGCTATGCGATCGTTGAAGCGTTGGGGGCACTACTTTTTGGACTTTTAGCCTGGCATCTGGGGGCGCGCTTTACGCCTGTGAGCATGGTCCAGACCGCCTTTTGGGGCAGCTTTTTGACGCTGCTTCTGGCCTTGAGCCTGATCGACCTCGACCGGCTCGAACTGCCGGGGGAACTTACGAGTGCCGGTATCGTCCTGGGCCTCGGGTTTCGGACGTTCTTCCCGATCTGGGCCACCGGCAGCTGGCCTGCGGGGCCGCCCGGTCTGGTGGATGCGCTCTACGGACTCATCCTGGGCATTGGCCTGTTCGATATAGTGAGCTACCTCGGAGAAAAAATGCTCGGCAAGGAGGCGATGGGCGGCGGCGACGCGGTGCTCGCGGCGATGATCGGCGTCTGGCTGGGCTGGAAACTCCTGCTGGTAGCACTTTTTGTCGGGTTTTGCCTGGGGGCGGTGGGCGGTATTTTAGGACTGGCCACCGGACACCTCAAGCGCGACGAGCCGCTGCCTTTTGGTCCTTTTCTCGCCCTGGGCGGGGTGGGTGGGCTATTGTTTGGGCAAAGCTGGCTCACGGGCTACTTGAGTTTATTTTGA
- the pilM gene encoding type IV pilus assembly protein PilM has protein sequence MTSVLASLFGNREGLGIEVTPEQTTIAQLENSGGRLRLRHLLSAATPAGAIVDGRVEDPRAVAATIQDLMATARLKARPVATAIPAREAVIRLFNLPADLQGAELRAVVLNQEAELYLPYPREEAYVDFQPLEAFVDPGGVRRQEILLVAAQYSVVNSYTEAIRRAGLEVAAVDIASFALTRALQGELQRFSPEEAVALVVLQADSTEINILFRGICQFSRTVSLGTWELRQLLERSKLLKPAGAAERQYAQEEALRRVLLDLAEEIRRSLDFYQAQGEGVPRVAQVLLAGSGADIPRLDQFLSQRLLLPVSRVDPLSALALPAQSVGEPYRAGVGAALGLGARSLKFPEKQPSAIFVPEINFLKDTAVAAASNGYVPALNTATEGIASIDPLLIAAAVPLVSLAVVAALSLIINAQVSSKEATLAELDGKITLLDRQLADVRQLKSDIEAERRRVEAVVDLFDLSRPWSAVLEDLRRRVPKGLWIESLESSHTKTGDTINIQGEALRFEEVAAFQLTLKDSPFIADAQLEDADKKDAKDARPATVAYKMQVRLNARKLRELMTALEQTGSAGLLEKLRRVQQEKLVR, from the coding sequence GTGACGAGCGTACTGGCATCATTGTTTGGCAATCGCGAGGGACTGGGGATCGAGGTGACCCCCGAGCAGACGACGATCGCTCAACTCGAAAACAGCGGTGGGCGGCTGCGCCTCAGGCATCTATTGTCGGCGGCAACTCCAGCCGGGGCGATCGTCGATGGCCGCGTCGAAGATCCGCGAGCCGTCGCCGCGACGATTCAAGATCTGATGGCTACTGCCAGGCTCAAAGCCCGCCCGGTCGCGACCGCCATTCCGGCCCGCGAGGCGGTGATTCGCCTCTTTAATCTGCCCGCTGACCTGCAGGGAGCCGAGTTGCGGGCGGTGGTGCTCAACCAGGAAGCGGAACTGTACCTGCCCTATCCCCGCGAGGAAGCCTACGTCGATTTTCAGCCGCTCGAAGCGTTCGTCGATCCTGGCGGTGTGCGCCGCCAGGAAATTCTCCTGGTGGCAGCCCAGTACAGCGTCGTCAACTCCTACACCGAGGCGATTCGCCGCGCCGGGCTTGAAGTGGCGGCGGTCGATATCGCGAGCTTTGCCCTCACCCGCGCCCTGCAGGGGGAGTTGCAGCGCTTCTCGCCGGAGGAGGCGGTGGCCCTGGTCGTGCTGCAGGCAGACAGCACCGAAATCAATATCCTGTTTCGCGGCATCTGTCAGTTCTCGCGCACGGTCAGCCTCGGCACCTGGGAGTTGCGGCAGTTGCTGGAGCGCTCGAAGCTGCTTAAACCCGCCGGGGCCGCTGAACGGCAGTACGCCCAGGAAGAGGCGCTGCGCCGGGTGCTGCTCGATCTGGCCGAGGAGATCCGCCGCTCGCTCGATTTTTACCAGGCCCAGGGCGAAGGGGTTCCCCGCGTCGCCCAGGTGCTTCTGGCCGGTAGTGGGGCCGATATTCCCCGGCTCGATCAGTTTCTCAGCCAGCGGCTATTGTTGCCCGTCAGCCGCGTCGATCCGCTCTCCGCCCTGGCGCTACCCGCCCAGAGCGTGGGTGAGCCGTACCGGGCGGGGGTCGGGGCGGCCCTCGGGCTCGGGGCACGGAGCCTCAAATTTCCAGAGAAGCAGCCCTCGGCGATCTTCGTGCCGGAGATCAACTTCTTAAAAGACACGGCTGTGGCCGCTGCCAGCAACGGCTATGTCCCTGCCCTCAACACAGCCACCGAAGGCATTGCCAGCATCGATCCGCTGCTTATCGCGGCGGCGGTGCCGCTGGTGTCGCTGGCGGTGGTGGCGGCCCTCAGTCTCATCATCAACGCCCAGGTCAGCTCTAAAGAAGCGACTCTGGCAGAACTGGACGGCAAGATCACCCTGCTGGACCGGCAACTGGCCGATGTCCGGCAGCTCAAGAGCGACATCGAGGCTGAGCGGCGGCGGGTCGAAGCGGTGGTCGATCTATTTGATCTTTCGCGTCCCTGGTCGGCGGTCCTCGAAGATCTGCGCCGCCGGGTGCCGAAGGGCCTGTGGATCGAGTCGCTCGAATCGAGCCACACCAAGACCGGCGACACGATCAATATTCAGGGCGAGGCGCTGCGCTTCGAGGAGGTGGCAGCCTTTCAGCTCACCCTCAAAGATTCTCCCTTTATCGCCGACGCCCAGCTGGAGGACGCCGACAAAAAAGATGCCAAAGACGCCCGGCCTGCCACCGTCGCCTACAAGATGCAGGTGCGGTTAAATGCGCGCAAACTGCGCGAACTGATGACAGCCCTCGAACAGACGGGCTCGGCGGGCCTGCTCGAAAAATTGCGCCGCGTGCAGCAGGAGAAACTGGTCCGATGA
- the pilO gene encoding type 4a pilus biogenesis protein PilO produces the protein MSSTTRLFGIELDRRGISLLVGLGGMLVVGLIAAQITIPQYNRIADLDSQLYQKNLEQKSKQIELEQAPKLTAERARSARLLAAVTSLIPPADKLPSLLVDTTRLVRANRAELRQFTPNPTRAIPEAAGAANIQANSARIRLNGSFAEILALMRDIERLEALVRIENVTIKAAEDKSGTPAQVQVPLPGTPPVQPLTAEFDLTAYVLGKGAAPPPPAKSDR, from the coding sequence ATGAGCAGCACCACCCGCCTTTTTGGCATCGAACTGGATCGTCGGGGGATCTCACTGCTGGTGGGCCTCGGAGGAATGCTCGTCGTCGGGCTCATCGCTGCACAGATCACCATTCCCCAGTACAACCGGATCGCCGATCTCGACAGCCAGCTCTATCAAAAAAATCTCGAACAAAAAAGCAAACAAATCGAACTCGAACAGGCACCGAAGCTGACCGCCGAACGGGCCCGCTCCGCCCGACTGCTCGCCGCAGTCACCTCACTCATCCCGCCCGCCGACAAGTTGCCCTCGCTGCTGGTCGATACGACGCGCCTGGTGAGGGCGAACCGGGCCGAGCTGCGCCAGTTCACGCCCAACCCGACGCGGGCCATCCCCGAAGCCGCCGGTGCAGCCAATATCCAGGCCAACTCCGCCAGAATCCGCTTAAACGGCAGTTTCGCCGAAATTCTCGCTCTGATGCGCGACATCGAACGGCTCGAAGCCCTGGTGCGCATCGAAAACGTCACCATCAAGGCCGCCGAAGATAAAAGCGGCACCCCCGCCCAGGTGCAGGTGCCCCTTCCCGGTACCCCGCCTGTCCAGCCCCTCACAGCCGAATTTGATCTGACCGCCTACGTTCTGGGCAAAGGGGCGGCACCGCCGCCGCCCGCAAAATCTGACCGCTAA
- a CDS encoding secretin N-terminal domain-containing protein: protein MKKLLYPASFVAALLLSAQARGAPPEQLRVRAVAPPAGDLAIEEIPPGRLLELGAGERITLLLKDAPVREVLQILARRAGCNIVFGSAAGAERISMDVQKESLEDTFNFALRLGHLQATRVGRTILVDAQIPADLLHNQIRTFRINQADAAQVAAMLGSLGAQINGSSFSASAEPPTSNPPASPAGTPTRQGPLTGELVVAVDARTNSLTAVGTPRALRLAQAQITRLDVRQRQVMIALKLVDVNLNNVSDLGFRIGGSGGNFQLGTVGGTGNLGNPYLSAGGITGTGGAGNTFIFNTLSALAQAMALRLDAAIQEGSARVLASPQIVVQAGESFRQPAAARVEITDDVVVGATTSSDRTTGLSNTTVKLDKVGVILDISVFHIDDNGYIDVALKPQVSSVIDAQRDAANNLVTLLTRRNLDIQRVRLRDGETFVIGGVLREIDRQIVQKVPILGDLPLLGPLFRFQNTQNERREVALTVTPHILNEGSADVQEKP, encoded by the coding sequence TTGAAAAAGTTGTTGTATCCGGCCAGCTTCGTCGCGGCCCTGCTGCTGAGTGCCCAGGCCAGGGGGGCTCCTCCCGAGCAGTTGCGCGTCCGCGCCGTCGCCCCTCCAGCGGGCGATCTGGCGATCGAGGAGATTCCGCCTGGCAGATTGCTCGAACTGGGTGCCGGTGAGCGGATCACCCTGCTGCTCAAAGACGCCCCGGTGCGGGAGGTGCTGCAGATTCTGGCCCGACGGGCGGGTTGCAACATCGTCTTTGGGAGTGCTGCCGGGGCTGAGCGCATCTCGATGGATGTTCAAAAAGAAAGCCTGGAGGACACCTTCAACTTTGCCCTGCGCCTCGGCCACCTCCAGGCCACGAGGGTCGGCAGGACGATTCTGGTCGATGCTCAGATTCCGGCGGATCTTTTGCACAACCAGATCCGGACCTTCCGGATCAACCAGGCGGACGCAGCCCAGGTAGCAGCGATGCTCGGAAGTCTGGGGGCACAGATCAACGGTTCTTCTTTCTCCGCTTCCGCCGAGCCTCCAACCAGCAATCCCCCCGCTTCCCCTGCCGGCACCCCTACCAGGCAGGGGCCGCTCACAGGCGAACTGGTCGTTGCCGTCGATGCGCGCACCAATTCCCTCACAGCCGTAGGGACACCCCGCGCCTTGCGCCTCGCCCAGGCCCAGATAACCCGGCTCGACGTGCGCCAGCGGCAGGTGATGATTGCCCTCAAGCTCGTCGATGTCAACCTCAACAACGTCAGCGACCTCGGCTTCCGCATCGGTGGCTCCGGGGGCAACTTTCAACTGGGGACCGTCGGCGGTACCGGCAACCTCGGCAACCCCTACCTCTCCGCCGGCGGCATCACCGGCACCGGCGGCGCGGGCAACACGTTTATCTTCAACACCCTGAGCGCCCTCGCCCAGGCGATGGCCCTGCGGCTCGACGCCGCCATTCAAGAAGGGTCCGCCCGCGTGCTCGCCTCGCCCCAGATCGTCGTGCAGGCGGGCGAGAGCTTCCGGCAACCGGCGGCGGCCAGAGTCGAAATCACAGACGACGTGGTGGTGGGGGCGACCACCTCCAGCGACCGCACCACCGGCCTCAGTAACACCACCGTCAAACTCGACAAGGTGGGGGTCATCCTCGATATTTCTGTCTTTCACATCGACGACAACGGCTACATCGATGTCGCCCTCAAACCCCAGGTCAGTTCCGTCATCGATGCCCAGCGCGACGCCGCCAACAACCTCGTCACCCTGCTCACCCGCCGCAACCTCGACATCCAGCGCGTCCGATTGCGCGACGGCGAAACCTTCGTCATCGGCGGCGTCCTCCGCGAGATCGACCGCCAGATCGTCCAGAAAGTACCGATCCTCGGCGATCTGCCCCTGCTCGGTCCCCTCTTTCGCTTTCAGAACACCCAGAACGAGCGGCGCGAGGTCGCCCTCACCGTCACGCCCCACATCCTGAACGAAGGGAGCGCCGATGTTCAGGAAAAACCCTGA
- a CDS encoding Uma2 family endonuclease produces the protein MKTPAFLESTWVQADWDRFLVLANDPALQQAKCYYNCGWMRFEMSPVGPAHAAANSLIAQIISLYAYTHSIGLVSYINVSLRRPGLQEAQPDLAYYLSEQSPLPDWSNSPIDLRTTAVPALVVEVSATTLQDDLAAKRQLYGRLGVREYWVVDTAGKQVLLFAAVGDGGILQAQEESAVLPGLTSDLLAQALRLGTDEGDTAAIRFILEREG, from the coding sequence ATGAAGACACCAGCATTCCTGGAGAGCACCTGGGTGCAGGCCGACTGGGACCGCTTTCTGGTTCTGGCAAACGATCCTGCTCTCCAGCAGGCAAAGTGCTATTACAACTGCGGCTGGATGCGATTTGAAATGTCGCCAGTGGGACCGGCTCACGCGGCAGCCAACAGTCTGATCGCTCAGATTATCAGCCTCTACGCCTATACCCACTCCATTGGACTTGTCAGTTACATCAACGTGAGCTTGCGCAGGCCCGGACTCCAGGAGGCTCAGCCGGATCTCGCGTACTATCTGAGCGAGCAGTCCCCGTTGCCGGATTGGAGCAACAGCCCGATCGATCTCCGGACCACAGCCGTTCCGGCTCTGGTAGTGGAAGTGTCCGCCACCACCCTGCAGGACGACCTCGCTGCCAAACGGCAGCTGTACGGGCGGCTGGGGGTGCGGGAGTACTGGGTGGTGGACACAGCTGGTAAACAAGTCCTGCTCTTTGCAGCAGTGGGCGATGGCGGGATCCTGCAAGCACAGGAGGAGTCAGCGGTGTTGCCGGGGTTGACGAGCGACCTGCTCGCCCAGGCTCTGCGCCTGGGGACAGATGAAGGAGACACTGCAGCGATCCGGTTTATTCTCGAAAGGGAGGGCTGA